In the genome of Mauremys mutica isolate MM-2020 ecotype Southern chromosome 8, ASM2049712v1, whole genome shotgun sequence, one region contains:
- the SHROOM1 gene encoding protein Shroom1 isoform X5, whose protein sequence is MASYGNEIERWNLKQAGRIAELLEPVASPDYRNRLSPLKSISSIDHLLDSAYSSFSGGSNVPEYQSPSYYNENYCVPLEQLPYMDSEYVRGIYNPNAKNSDPKPTHQHKSLELSSHDNSDNTGLSGQYRSTPTHGTLYQSPSPLALPPHPPSPPARLHSYKATRNFENTRGKSNSGNHFNYSVQLATCAQDISNVLLPSDSGTNWVSRSKNEGLMTEESEERDPSQDGTKQNKPHVFIRPSSIIFQEYLKSDSLAKTSNLFCTQNSVQAYKIPEEMNSKSSHPLHTNLCAVNDTQENKQYLFACGVHKPPFREADLPSRVSESSQQEGQFPCIQCPGWTEEYSNLDQDVLESSSDLKYMDCPLPNEDVSEKLNSPEDKNRCSGSKEENRNDVWELLLNQHIKMQKSPLSDCLDGVETEPTHHGELDFGNKQFSDSADQTSYYRPNNDSPSQFLNGLQRETQANNSGPDLSMNPKEEDILNPVHHRKHQLQFQKKLERKPQDDPASEKINRQTTPLLYYLSGGKNTNILSHKNHTQQDEDSASLPKTSPRSNRPVSAQPIEIQREINQLQKNKHHLQCTGDDTINETGDVILGSSASSVDESFKNDYREKLKVAQRKVLRETSFKRKDLQMSLPIRLKQKPSKRPSIEHLRSLSLSSANEDAKLIPPPKSLENSSKDEETKKPQAARIGGRKRITEEQKKLCYSEPEKLNKLEDQQDQGVSWREESTGVKSDEINEQDAMAGRRKILENCGSALASSNLSKTELKQIQHIALIEYMERKIAQRPASALHKPPLQKRPSNAKRLPEGKTSNPDISRKTQKNEIICQFLSPERIPEPSPALIATGIRTNRHSPSSSATETVHSKPKSAVRETDGNCTGKCASAENLQSGASAFSKDRERSKSSPSPAQDLHRCTTFLASSVQGCENYPIIPRRGGNEETQVEKECRVKSLPGNASKGSPRQQREANDIALSQEKINCHTASSAQSEQGDKISSSSLNEKAAYNSQNRVLPEKETDFPKRRHKSPEDQRYEELVMEIIAKDNSLADILIPHPTRKTALDLLEGLFPVNISVSDRSHRKKGARMREEVQPVLENDSKKSIDGPTEPCAEAEHSAGQSTEDPSSNMNQILIKNREGSNDLDDITSKKKELISSIQSKLQTLWEERNLVLSEIKEYVLRGKELEAMVQDVCKPNEYERYLMFIGDLEKVVSLLLCLSSRLARVQNAMRKINENTDAEEKQSLNERHNLLSRQREDAKDLKENLDRRERVVSGILSKYLTDKQLQDYKHFVQVKTSLLIEQKDLEEQIKFLEEQLESLEKSILL, encoded by the exons ATGGCTTCCTATGGGAATGAGATAGAAAGATGGAACCTCAAGCAAGCTGGCAGAATTGCAGAACTGTTGGAGCCAGTGGCCTCACCTGATTATAGAAACAGGCTCTCGCCACTTAAATCCATCAGCAGCATAGACCACCTCTTAGACTCTGCTTACAGCTCTTTCTCTGGTGGCTCAAATGTTCCAGAATATCAGTCTCCATCATATTATAATGAAAACTATTGTGTGCCCTTAGAGCAATTGCCATATATGGACTCGGAATATGTAAGAGGAATTTATAATCCTAATGCAAAAAACTCTGATCCTAAACCCACACATCAACACAAGTCACTGGAGCTGAGTAGTCATGACAACTCGGACAATACTGGGCTCAGTGGACAATACAGAAGCACTCCTACCCATGGGACTTTATATCAGTCACCATCACCTCTGGCTTTACCCCCTCATCCACCATCACCACCAGCACGACTTCATAGCTATAAAGCTACCAGAAATTTTGAAAATACAAGAGGGAAATCTAATTCTGGAAATCATTTTAACTATAGTGTGCAACTAGCTACTTGTGCTCAGGATATTAGCAATGTCCTTCTCCCCTCTGATTCAGGGACAAACTGGGTATCCAGGTCGAAGAATGAGGGGCTAATGACCGAGGAAAGCGAAGAGCGGGATCCATCCCAAGATGGCACAAAGCAAAACAAGCCTCATGTTTTCATCAGACCCTCTTCTATTATTTTTCAAGAATATTTAAAGTCTGATTCTTTGGCTAAGACCTCAAATCTTTTCTGTACTCAGAATTCAGTCCAAGCTTATAAAATTCCTGAAGAGATGAACTCTAAGTCCTCTCATCCACTGCATACCAACCTCTGTGCTGTTAATGATACACAAGAGAACAAACAGTATCTTTTTGCCTGTGGTGTACACAAACCACCCTTTAGAGAAGCAGATTTGCCAAGCAGAGTCTCAGAATCCAGCCAACAAGAGGGACAGTTTCCCTGCATTCAGTGCCCAGGCTGGACTGAAGAGTATTCAAACTTGGATCAGGATGTATTGGAGAGTAGCTCAGACTTAAAATACATGGACTGTCCTCTTCCAAATGAAGATGTGTCTGAGAAACTGAACAGCCCTGAGGACAAGAATCGGTGCTCCGGCTCCAAAGAAGAAAACAGGAACGATGTTTGGGAACTACTTCTCAATCAACATATCAAAATGCAGAAATCACCACTGTCCGACTGCTTGGATGGTGTAGAAACAGAGCCTACTCACCATGGGGAATTGGATTTTGGAAATAAGCAATTTTCTGACAGTGCTGACCAAACATCTTATTACAGACCAAACAATGACTCCCCATCCCAATTTCTAAATGGACTCCAGAGAGAAACACAAGCTAACAATAGCGGTCCTGACCTTAGCATGAACCCAAAGGAAGAGGACATCCTAAATCCTGTTCATCATAGAAAACACCAACTTCAGTTTCAAAAGAAGCTTGAAAGGAAGCCTCAGGATGATCCTGCCAGTGAAAAGATAAACAGGCAGACAACTCCGCTCCTTTATTACCTTTCTGGTGGGAAAAACACCAACATTCTGAGTCACAAAAATCACACTCAGCAAGATGAAGACTCAGCGAGTTTGCCTAAGACCTCTCCAAGGAGCAATCGCCCTGTTTCTGCACAACCTATAGAGATACAAAGAGAAATTAACCAGCTTCAAAAGAACAAACACCACCTTCAGTGCACAGGGGATGATACCATTAATGAGACTGGTGATGTAATTCTGGGGAGCTCTGCTTCATCAGTGGATGAGAGTTTCAAGAATGATTACAGGGAAAAACTTAAAGTTGCTCAGAGAAAGGTCCTGAGAGAAACATCTTTCAAAAGAAAGGATTTACAGATGAGTTTGCCCATAAGGCTGAAGCAGAAACCCTCCAAAAGACCTTCAATTGAACATCTCAGATCGTTGTCCTTATCCAGTGCAAATGAGGATGCTAAGTTGATTCCTCCTCCCAAGTCTCTGGAAAATAGCAGCAAAGATGAAGAAACAAAGAAGCCACAAGCTGCTCGAATAGGAGGAAGAAAAAGGATAACAgaagaacaaaagaaattgtGCTATTCTGAACCCGAGAAGCTCAATAAACTGGAGGATCAGCAAGATCAGGGTGTATCATGGAGGGAAGAAAGCACAGGGGTCAAGTCGGATGAAATTAATGAACAAGATGCAATGGCAGGCAGAAGAAAGATTCTGGAAAACTGCGGGAGTGCGCTTGCCAGTTCCAATCTCTCCAAGACCGAGTTGAAGCAAATCCAGCATATTGCGCTTATTGAATACATGGAACGAAAGATTGCACAAAGGCCCGCTAGCGCTCTGCACAAACCACCCCTGCAGAAGAGGCCTTCCAATGCTAAGAGGCTTCCTGAGGGCAAgacttccaacccagatattagCAGAAAGACCCAAAAGAATGAGATAATTTGCCAATTTCTCTCTCCAGAAAGAATTCCAGAACCCTCCCCTGCTTTAATTGCCACAGGGATCAGGACCAATAGACACAGTCCTAGTTCTTCTGCTACTGAGACAGTACATTCAAAACCCAAGTCTGCTGTCAGGGAAACAGATGGAAACTGCACCGGCAAATGTGCTTCAGCTGAAAATCTTCAATCTGGGGCTTCTGCATTCAGCAAAGATCGAGAACGATCAAAATCATCTCCTTCTCCTGCACAG GACCTTCATAGATGTACAACTTTCCTGGCATCATCTGTTCAAGGTTGTGAAAACTATCCCATCATCCCCAG AAGAGGAGGCAATGAAGAGACTCAGGTGGAAAAAGAATGTAGAGTAAAATCTCTGCCTGGCAATGCTTCAAAGGGATCCCCCCGGCAGCAACGAGAAGCAAATGATATTGCACTTTCCCAGGAAAAAATAAATTGCCACACAGCATCATCAGCTCAGTCCGAGCAAGGAGATAAAATCAGTAGTTCATCCTTAAATGAAAAAGCAGCGTACAACAGCCAGAATCGTGTCCTGCCAGAAAAGGAGACAGACTTTCCTAAAAGGAGACACAAATCCCCTGAAGACCAGAGATATGAAGAACTTGTTATGGAGATCATTGCCAAAGACAATTCTCTGGCTGATATCCTCATCCCTCATCCTACCAGGAAAACTGCTCTAGACCTCCTGGAGGGCCTTTTTCCTGTTAACATTTCAGTGTCTGACCGATCACACAGGAAAAAGGGAGCTAGGATGAGAGAAGAGGTGCAGCCTGTCCTGGAAAACGA TAGCAAGAAAAGTATTGACGGTCCAACAGAACCATGTGCTGAAGCTGAACACAGCGCAGGTCAGAGTACAGAAGATCCCAGTTCTAACATGAACCAAATCCTGATTAAGAACAGAGAGGGCTCAAATGACCTTGATGACATCACTTCCAAGAAA AAGGAACTTATTTCTAGCATTCAGTCAAAACTGCAGACCCTCTGGGAAGAAAGGAACCTTGTCCTATCCGAAATCAAGGAGTACGTTCTGCGTGGTAAAGAGCTAGAGGCAATGGTACAAGATGTCTGCAAGCCCAACGAGTATGAGCGCTACCTGATGTTCATTGGTGATCTGGAAAAGGTagtgagcctgctgctctgtttGTCCAGCCGCCTCGCTCGAGTCCAAAATGCCATGAGGAAAATCAATGAGAATACAGATGCTGAGGAGAAG CAATCGTTAAATGAACGGCACAACCTCCTGTCTAGACAGCGGGAAGATGCAAAAGATCTGAAAGAAAACCTGGATCGCAGGGAAAGAGTGGTTTCTGGTATCCTTTCCAAATACCTGACTGACAAGCAACTCCAGGACTACAAACACTTTGTTCAAGTGAAGACCTCTTTACTGATTGAACAGAAAGACCTTGAGGAGCAGATTAAATTTCTTGAGGAGCAGCTGGAGAGCCTCGAGAAGAGCATCTTACTCTGA
- the SHROOM1 gene encoding protein Shroom1 isoform X3, whose protein sequence is MASYGNEIERWNLKQAGRIAELLEPVASPDYRNRLSPLKSISSIDHLLDSAYSSFSGGSNVPEYQSPSYYNENYCVPLEQLPYMDSEYVRGIYNPNAKNSDPKPTHQHKSLELSSHDNSDNTGLSGQYRSTPTHGTLYQSPSPLALPPHPPSPPARLHSYKATRNFENTRGKSNSGNHFNYSVQLATCAQDISNVLLPSDSGTNWVSRSKNEGLMTEESEERDPSQDGTKQNKPHVFIRPSSIIFQEYLKSDSLAKTSNLFCTQNSVQAYKIPEEMNSKSSHPLHTNLCAVNDTQENKQYLFACGVHKPPFREADLPSRVSESSQQEGQFPCIQCPGWTEEYSNLDQDVLESSSDLKYMDCPLPNEDVSEKLNSPEDKNRCSGSKEENRNDVWELLLNQHIKMQKSPLSDCLDGVETEPTHHGELDFGNKQFSDSADQTSYYRPNNDSPSQFLNGLQRETQANNSGPDLSMNPKEEDILNPVHHRKHQLQFQKKLERKPQDDPASEKINRQTTPLLYYLSGGKNTNILSHKNHTQQDEDSASLPKTSPRSNRPVSAQPIEIQREINQLQKNKHHLQCTGDDTINETGDVILGSSASSVDESFKNDYREKLKVAQRKVLRETSFKRKDLQMSLPIRLKQKPSKRPSIEHLRSLSLSSANEDAKLIPPPKSLENSSKDEETKKPQAARIGGRKRITEEQKKLCYSEPEKLNKLEDQQDQGVSWREESTGVKSDEINEQDAMAGRRKILENCGSALASSNLSKTELKQIQHIALIEYMERKIAQRPASALHKPPLQKRPSNAKRLPEGKTSNPDISRKTQKNEIICQFLSPERIPEPSPALIATGIRTNRHSPSSSATETVHSKPKSAVRETDGNCTGKCASAENLQSGASAFSKDRERSKSSPSPAQDLHRCTTFLASSVQGCENYPIIPSFPSKNEVDLAEEKDCVRDEKQRVCTARGRGKSMEEIGISETVRLSLLSQSTDQLHHMKSLHILPVPGLERGKNSSAANHQSDLHGTKSVSGNLPRQTNTEDTVGLERSDTMVQTLERLPSTTKPYGISLGTENLPPWCVSSLGTLQSPLLHSESPLHSPLALSSVEEDNVFFNDSVTNGLEITSKPSCLYGQSDTLVSRTDMPESLPTALSLQVALEGKQSKAEQKARRGGNEETQVEKECRVKSLPGNASKGSPRQQREANDIALSQEKINCHTASSAQSEQGDKISSSSLNEKAAYNSQNRVLPEKETDFPKRRHKSPEDQRYEELVMEIIAKDNSLADILIPHPTRKTALDLLEGLFPVNISVSDRSHRKKGARMREEVQPVLENDSKKSIDGPTEPCAEAEHSAGQSTEDPSSNMNQILIKNREGSNDLDDITSKKKELISSIQSKLQTLWEERNLVLSEIKEYVLRGKELEAMVQDVCKPNEYERYLMFIGDLEKVVSLLLCLSSRLARVQNAMRKINENTDAEEKQSLNERHNLLSRQREDAKDLKENLDRRERVVSGILSKYLTDKQLQDYKHFVQVKTSLLIEQKDLEEQIKFLEEQLESLEKSILL, encoded by the exons ATGGCTTCCTATGGGAATGAGATAGAAAGATGGAACCTCAAGCAAGCTGGCAGAATTGCAGAACTGTTGGAGCCAGTGGCCTCACCTGATTATAGAAACAGGCTCTCGCCACTTAAATCCATCAGCAGCATAGACCACCTCTTAGACTCTGCTTACAGCTCTTTCTCTGGTGGCTCAAATGTTCCAGAATATCAGTCTCCATCATATTATAATGAAAACTATTGTGTGCCCTTAGAGCAATTGCCATATATGGACTCGGAATATGTAAGAGGAATTTATAATCCTAATGCAAAAAACTCTGATCCTAAACCCACACATCAACACAAGTCACTGGAGCTGAGTAGTCATGACAACTCGGACAATACTGGGCTCAGTGGACAATACAGAAGCACTCCTACCCATGGGACTTTATATCAGTCACCATCACCTCTGGCTTTACCCCCTCATCCACCATCACCACCAGCACGACTTCATAGCTATAAAGCTACCAGAAATTTTGAAAATACAAGAGGGAAATCTAATTCTGGAAATCATTTTAACTATAGTGTGCAACTAGCTACTTGTGCTCAGGATATTAGCAATGTCCTTCTCCCCTCTGATTCAGGGACAAACTGGGTATCCAGGTCGAAGAATGAGGGGCTAATGACCGAGGAAAGCGAAGAGCGGGATCCATCCCAAGATGGCACAAAGCAAAACAAGCCTCATGTTTTCATCAGACCCTCTTCTATTATTTTTCAAGAATATTTAAAGTCTGATTCTTTGGCTAAGACCTCAAATCTTTTCTGTACTCAGAATTCAGTCCAAGCTTATAAAATTCCTGAAGAGATGAACTCTAAGTCCTCTCATCCACTGCATACCAACCTCTGTGCTGTTAATGATACACAAGAGAACAAACAGTATCTTTTTGCCTGTGGTGTACACAAACCACCCTTTAGAGAAGCAGATTTGCCAAGCAGAGTCTCAGAATCCAGCCAACAAGAGGGACAGTTTCCCTGCATTCAGTGCCCAGGCTGGACTGAAGAGTATTCAAACTTGGATCAGGATGTATTGGAGAGTAGCTCAGACTTAAAATACATGGACTGTCCTCTTCCAAATGAAGATGTGTCTGAGAAACTGAACAGCCCTGAGGACAAGAATCGGTGCTCCGGCTCCAAAGAAGAAAACAGGAACGATGTTTGGGAACTACTTCTCAATCAACATATCAAAATGCAGAAATCACCACTGTCCGACTGCTTGGATGGTGTAGAAACAGAGCCTACTCACCATGGGGAATTGGATTTTGGAAATAAGCAATTTTCTGACAGTGCTGACCAAACATCTTATTACAGACCAAACAATGACTCCCCATCCCAATTTCTAAATGGACTCCAGAGAGAAACACAAGCTAACAATAGCGGTCCTGACCTTAGCATGAACCCAAAGGAAGAGGACATCCTAAATCCTGTTCATCATAGAAAACACCAACTTCAGTTTCAAAAGAAGCTTGAAAGGAAGCCTCAGGATGATCCTGCCAGTGAAAAGATAAACAGGCAGACAACTCCGCTCCTTTATTACCTTTCTGGTGGGAAAAACACCAACATTCTGAGTCACAAAAATCACACTCAGCAAGATGAAGACTCAGCGAGTTTGCCTAAGACCTCTCCAAGGAGCAATCGCCCTGTTTCTGCACAACCTATAGAGATACAAAGAGAAATTAACCAGCTTCAAAAGAACAAACACCACCTTCAGTGCACAGGGGATGATACCATTAATGAGACTGGTGATGTAATTCTGGGGAGCTCTGCTTCATCAGTGGATGAGAGTTTCAAGAATGATTACAGGGAAAAACTTAAAGTTGCTCAGAGAAAGGTCCTGAGAGAAACATCTTTCAAAAGAAAGGATTTACAGATGAGTTTGCCCATAAGGCTGAAGCAGAAACCCTCCAAAAGACCTTCAATTGAACATCTCAGATCGTTGTCCTTATCCAGTGCAAATGAGGATGCTAAGTTGATTCCTCCTCCCAAGTCTCTGGAAAATAGCAGCAAAGATGAAGAAACAAAGAAGCCACAAGCTGCTCGAATAGGAGGAAGAAAAAGGATAACAgaagaacaaaagaaattgtGCTATTCTGAACCCGAGAAGCTCAATAAACTGGAGGATCAGCAAGATCAGGGTGTATCATGGAGGGAAGAAAGCACAGGGGTCAAGTCGGATGAAATTAATGAACAAGATGCAATGGCAGGCAGAAGAAAGATTCTGGAAAACTGCGGGAGTGCGCTTGCCAGTTCCAATCTCTCCAAGACCGAGTTGAAGCAAATCCAGCATATTGCGCTTATTGAATACATGGAACGAAAGATTGCACAAAGGCCCGCTAGCGCTCTGCACAAACCACCCCTGCAGAAGAGGCCTTCCAATGCTAAGAGGCTTCCTGAGGGCAAgacttccaacccagatattagCAGAAAGACCCAAAAGAATGAGATAATTTGCCAATTTCTCTCTCCAGAAAGAATTCCAGAACCCTCCCCTGCTTTAATTGCCACAGGGATCAGGACCAATAGACACAGTCCTAGTTCTTCTGCTACTGAGACAGTACATTCAAAACCCAAGTCTGCTGTCAGGGAAACAGATGGAAACTGCACCGGCAAATGTGCTTCAGCTGAAAATCTTCAATCTGGGGCTTCTGCATTCAGCAAAGATCGAGAACGATCAAAATCATCTCCTTCTCCTGCACAG GACCTTCATAGATGTACAACTTTCCTGGCATCATCTGTTCAAGGTTGTGAAAACTATCCCATCATCCCCAG CTTCCCATCAAAGAATGAAGTCGACTTGGCAGAGGAAAAAGACTGCGTGAGAGATGAAAAGCAGCGAGTCTGCACAGCCAGAGGAAGGGGAAAGTCTATGGAAGAAATTGGAATTTCAGAAACTGTAAGACTTTCATTGTTGAGCCAAAGCACAGATCAGCTTCATCACATGAAAAGCCTGCACATCTTGCCAGTGCCTGGACTTGAACGTGGTAAAAACAGCTCAGCTGCAAACCATCAAAGTGATCTGCACGGCACCAAGTCTGTATCAGGAAATCTGCCCAGACAAACAAATACTGAAGACACTGTGGGGCTCGAGAGATCAGATACAATGGTCCAAACACTTGAAAGGCTTCCTAGCACAACAAAGCCCTATGGCATTTCCTTAGGTACTGAAAATCTACCCCCATGGTGTGTATCCTCCCTGGGCACATTGCAATCTCCACTATTACATTCAGAGTCTCCTCTTCACTCTCCACTGGCCCTATCTTCTGTGGAAGAAGACAATGTTTTCTTCAATGACTCCGTCACTAATGGCTTAGAAATAACGTCAAAGCCTTCTTGTCTCTATGGACAAAGTGATACTTTAGTTTCAAGGACAGACATGCCGGAATCTCTCCCGACTGCATTGTCTTTGCAAGTTGCCTTGGAGGGAAAGCAAAGTAAAGCAGAACAAAAAGCCAG AAGAGGAGGCAATGAAGAGACTCAGGTGGAAAAAGAATGTAGAGTAAAATCTCTGCCTGGCAATGCTTCAAAGGGATCCCCCCGGCAGCAACGAGAAGCAAATGATATTGCACTTTCCCAGGAAAAAATAAATTGCCACACAGCATCATCAGCTCAGTCCGAGCAAGGAGATAAAATCAGTAGTTCATCCTTAAATGAAAAAGCAGCGTACAACAGCCAGAATCGTGTCCTGCCAGAAAAGGAGACAGACTTTCCTAAAAGGAGACACAAATCCCCTGAAGACCAGAGATATGAAGAACTTGTTATGGAGATCATTGCCAAAGACAATTCTCTGGCTGATATCCTCATCCCTCATCCTACCAGGAAAACTGCTCTAGACCTCCTGGAGGGCCTTTTTCCTGTTAACATTTCAGTGTCTGACCGATCACACAGGAAAAAGGGAGCTAGGATGAGAGAAGAGGTGCAGCCTGTCCTGGAAAACGA TAGCAAGAAAAGTATTGACGGTCCAACAGAACCATGTGCTGAAGCTGAACACAGCGCAGGTCAGAGTACAGAAGATCCCAGTTCTAACATGAACCAAATCCTGATTAAGAACAGAGAGGGCTCAAATGACCTTGATGACATCACTTCCAAGAAA AAGGAACTTATTTCTAGCATTCAGTCAAAACTGCAGACCCTCTGGGAAGAAAGGAACCTTGTCCTATCCGAAATCAAGGAGTACGTTCTGCGTGGTAAAGAGCTAGAGGCAATGGTACAAGATGTCTGCAAGCCCAACGAGTATGAGCGCTACCTGATGTTCATTGGTGATCTGGAAAAGGTagtgagcctgctgctctgtttGTCCAGCCGCCTCGCTCGAGTCCAAAATGCCATGAGGAAAATCAATGAGAATACAGATGCTGAGGAGAAG CAATCGTTAAATGAACGGCACAACCTCCTGTCTAGACAGCGGGAAGATGCAAAAGATCTGAAAGAAAACCTGGATCGCAGGGAAAGAGTGGTTTCTGGTATCCTTTCCAAATACCTGACTGACAAGCAACTCCAGGACTACAAACACTTTGTTCAAGTGAAGACCTCTTTACTGATTGAACAGAAAGACCTTGAGGAGCAGATTAAATTTCTTGAGGAGCAGCTGGAGAGCCTCGAGAAGAGCATCTTACTCTGA